Proteins from a genomic interval of Rhodothermales bacterium:
- a CDS encoding PASTA domain-containing protein: MPIRDEILARMYVMLTLLALVPAAVGLQVVRVGLVDAENLKEAGDRQTARVDPIPAMRGAIVDRKGRTLAVNTARFDIAVDPSVPGFAGAAETLYASLANATGRPTAYFRRRVRTSSSERYALLARGLDTTQLADLDRSVPGLIVQEGHSRTYNYGRIGSHVLGHVGAALEGLAGLEQFYDRDLTGTAGRRDMVADRLKRRRPAADGEFVLPDHGATVVTTIDLVLQSILEEELAAGTAYAGAKWATAVAMDPKTGAILAMANAPTYDPHQAGAFGFGARRNRAIADEVEPGSTFKLVTAVSALEQGLVSMSDTVDTGNGTAIFQGRPVRDTRGYGPIPFSRVIAVSSNIGSARVAERGTKGGFYQTARAFGFGMDTGIDLPGEEDGLLERISEWKGSTLQAMSRGYGVAATPLQLLNAYAALANGGLLMRPHVVKEIRDVRGETIWRAEPDSIRRVMTQETAGLLLPAFEEVVTDGTAKKAAIPGVRVAGKTGTAWKVVNGAYSSGHSRATFVGFFPAEDPVVALLVMMDEPRVSTYGGDVSAPVFAAAGRRWLPTLFEDRRPAALAEADTVRVPQLMGLPPTVAERRILAAGLETSEFPQAVAAVSKVTPVEGSNAALRERIRVSMQEASVDETMPDLTGWTVRDAAFWLRERGVDVRVEGTGAVRGQLPAAGVGLPSIARLRAGD; this comes from the coding sequence ATGCCGATCCGCGACGAGATTCTGGCGAGGATGTATGTGATGCTTACCCTGCTGGCCCTGGTGCCGGCGGCGGTTGGCTTGCAGGTGGTGCGTGTAGGCCTTGTAGACGCGGAAAACCTGAAGGAGGCCGGTGACCGGCAAACCGCGCGTGTAGATCCGATTCCGGCCATGCGTGGTGCCATTGTGGACAGGAAGGGACGCACACTTGCGGTCAACACCGCTCGATTCGACATCGCGGTTGATCCCAGCGTGCCCGGCTTCGCAGGTGCAGCGGAGACGCTCTACGCGTCCCTGGCCAACGCGACCGGGCGGCCAACGGCCTACTTCCGGCGTCGCGTACGGACATCGAGCAGCGAACGCTACGCCCTGTTGGCGCGAGGCCTCGACACCACACAGCTTGCCGATCTAGACCGGTCCGTGCCCGGGCTGATCGTGCAGGAAGGACACAGTCGCACGTACAACTACGGCCGAATCGGATCGCATGTGCTCGGACATGTTGGCGCAGCGCTGGAGGGACTGGCGGGTCTCGAGCAATTCTACGATCGCGACCTGACCGGCACGGCCGGCCGGCGCGACATGGTCGCAGACCGACTGAAGCGTCGCCGCCCGGCCGCCGACGGGGAGTTTGTCCTGCCGGATCACGGGGCAACCGTGGTGACTACCATCGATCTGGTGCTGCAGTCCATACTGGAGGAAGAGCTGGCCGCGGGTACGGCCTATGCAGGAGCCAAATGGGCCACAGCCGTCGCCATGGATCCGAAGACCGGGGCCATTTTGGCAATGGCCAATGCTCCCACCTACGACCCTCACCAGGCCGGCGCATTTGGTTTCGGGGCCCGGCGCAACCGCGCGATCGCCGACGAGGTGGAGCCCGGCTCGACGTTCAAACTGGTCACAGCCGTCAGTGCGCTCGAACAGGGCCTTGTGTCCATGTCGGATACCGTGGACACCGGCAACGGCACGGCGATCTTTCAGGGGCGTCCGGTCCGGGACACGCGCGGCTACGGACCCATTCCCTTTTCTCGGGTAATCGCGGTCTCCAGCAATATCGGGTCCGCCCGCGTTGCAGAGCGAGGCACCAAGGGCGGGTTCTACCAGACCGCCAGGGCGTTCGGGTTTGGCATGGACACCGGAATCGATCTCCCCGGCGAGGAGGACGGTCTGCTGGAGCGCATCTCTGAGTGGAAGGGCTCCACACTGCAAGCCATGAGCCGCGGCTACGGGGTTGCGGCGACACCCCTGCAGCTACTGAACGCCTACGCCGCCCTGGCCAACGGCGGCTTGCTCATGCGGCCCCACGTGGTCAAGGAGATCCGGGATGTTCGCGGGGAGACCATCTGGCGAGCCGAGCCCGACTCGATCAGGCGCGTAATGACTCAAGAAACCGCAGGCCTGCTACTGCCGGCATTTGAAGAGGTGGTCACCGACGGCACGGCCAAAAAGGCGGCCATTCCGGGTGTCCGAGTCGCGGGCAAAACAGGCACAGCGTGGAAGGTCGTGAACGGAGCCTACTCCTCGGGACACTCAAGGGCCACCTTTGTCGGGTTCTTCCCGGCAGAGGACCCGGTTGTGGCCCTGCTCGTCATGATGGACGAGCCGAGGGTGTCCACCTACGGCGGCGACGTTTCGGCTCCCGTGTTTGCGGCGGCAGGCCGCAGGTGGCTACCAACCCTCTTTGAGGATCGCCGCCCGGCAGCGCTTGCGGAAGCAGATACAGTCCGGGTGCCACAGCTGATGGGGCTGCCTCCCACAGTCGCCGAGCGTCGCATTCTCGCGGCCGGCCTGGAAACCAGCGAGTTTCCCCAGGCGGTGGCCGCGGTTTCGAAAGTCACGCCCGTGGAGGGCTCGAATGCGGCCCTGCGCGAACGCATACGCGTTTCGATGCAGGAGGCATCGGTCGACGAAACCATGCCCGATCTCACCGGATGGACGGTCCGGGATGCGGCGTTCTGGTTGCGGGAGCGAGGCGTTGATGTACGGGTAGAGGGCACTGGAGCGGTTCGGGGTCAGCTCCCGGCCGCAGGAGTCGGGCTTCCAAGCATAGCACGCCTGCGCGCCGGTGACTGA